A single Corynebacterium resistens DSM 45100 DNA region contains:
- a CDS encoding carboxylesterase/lipase family protein, protein MPISSNPHSSHHANSPWIVETTTGPVKGHKENGVAAFRGIPYAEPPVGPLRFKRAQPKTPWTTVYRADDSGPFCAQYRPKPKKTGGRQFGSEDCLWLNVVVPDAGADAGEVFSSSANRPIVIWIHGGSNVHGSAAQPLFSGEYFATSMDCVFVAVNYRVGLLGQLAVREGTFGPDDAETNPGHSDLIAAIQWVHENASAFGGDASRITIMGESSGGSMVNALLATPSLQGIIRGAISQSPAGNIAHSPQHAREWTDLAARWFHRLSREQELPVKERTNVRVSPPELSADELRQATKEMLQADALLLGQLSDELVRYQAANPHSISGPFAPVIDGDLLPQHPLAPGATLDIPLLTGTNMNEYDMMRLEPNPRRVQRQRATNFARVHGEHGMDILEKHYDSATSRLMTGRFFGDSIFTAPTWQMARNHSPEKTWLYRLDTTTPFLRRSGIGSMHALDLPILFRRYREDKGRIALLMGGRAQLNATSVAMHNRWRAFIHDGDPGFAPYSSGYSTLIFDANFPHAEDLQQDPQAELRRAWEQIDLSRILS, encoded by the coding sequence GTGCCTATTTCTTCGAATCCCCACAGTTCACACCACGCAAACAGCCCATGGATCGTCGAGACCACCACGGGACCGGTCAAGGGACACAAGGAAAACGGCGTGGCAGCCTTCCGCGGAATCCCTTATGCTGAACCGCCCGTAGGCCCCTTGCGTTTCAAACGCGCTCAGCCCAAAACCCCTTGGACCACGGTGTACCGTGCCGACGACTCTGGCCCCTTCTGCGCACAATACCGCCCAAAACCGAAGAAAACTGGCGGCAGGCAATTCGGCAGCGAGGACTGCCTATGGCTCAATGTCGTAGTCCCCGACGCAGGCGCGGACGCGGGCGAAGTTTTTAGTTCCAGCGCTAACCGCCCCATTGTCATCTGGATTCATGGTGGTTCCAATGTGCACGGCTCGGCAGCGCAGCCACTATTCTCGGGAGAGTACTTCGCAACGTCCATGGATTGCGTATTCGTGGCTGTGAACTACCGAGTCGGCTTGCTGGGCCAGCTAGCGGTCCGCGAAGGAACTTTCGGCCCCGACGATGCCGAAACGAACCCCGGGCATTCCGACCTCATCGCCGCAATCCAATGGGTCCACGAGAATGCCTCAGCTTTCGGCGGCGATGCGAGCCGGATAACCATCATGGGGGAATCCTCTGGTGGCTCCATGGTCAACGCTCTCCTAGCCACACCTTCATTGCAGGGAATCATCCGTGGTGCGATTTCCCAATCCCCTGCTGGCAACATTGCCCATTCCCCTCAGCACGCCCGCGAGTGGACCGACCTTGCTGCCCGCTGGTTCCATCGCCTCAGTAGAGAGCAGGAATTACCTGTGAAGGAACGCACCAATGTGCGAGTTTCACCGCCCGAGCTCAGCGCGGATGAACTACGGCAGGCGACCAAGGAGATGCTCCAAGCCGATGCGCTGTTGCTGGGGCAGCTTTCTGATGAGCTTGTGCGCTACCAAGCCGCTAATCCTCACAGTATCTCCGGCCCATTCGCTCCAGTGATCGATGGCGATCTACTACCTCAGCACCCCTTGGCTCCCGGCGCAACCTTGGATATTCCGCTGCTAACCGGCACCAACATGAATGAATACGACATGATGCGCTTGGAGCCGAACCCCCGCCGTGTGCAACGACAACGCGCCACCAACTTCGCGCGCGTACATGGCGAACATGGCATGGACATCCTCGAAAAACACTACGACTCGGCAACCTCTCGCCTAATGACCGGTCGTTTCTTCGGCGATTCAATCTTCACCGCACCAACGTGGCAAATGGCTCGCAATCACTCCCCCGAAAAAACATGGCTATATCGATTGGATACCACCACCCCCTTCTTGCGCCGTTCCGGCATAGGTTCCATGCACGCTCTCGACCTGCCAATTCTCTTCCGTCGTTACCGGGAAGATAAAGGACGCATCGCGCTATTGATGGGAGGCCGTGCCCAACTGAATGCCACCTCGGTGGCGATGCACAATCGTTGGCGTGCCTTCATCCATGACGGAGACCCGGGCTTCGCGCCCTACTCATCTGGCTACTCGACTCTTATTTTCGACGCCAACTTCCCCCACGCAGAGGATCTCCAGCAGGACCCCCAAGCTGAACTACGGCGGGCCTGGGAGCAGATCGACCTCTCTAGGATTCTGAGCTAG
- a CDS encoding metal ABC transporter permease: MNEFHTGMWWDDTIALLQVDFVQHAILAALLLGIVSGAIAPLIVMRNMSFAAHSTGELALMGASAALLFGVGVSWGALLGAVLAAVVLAALGMKEQDSIVAVVLSFGMGLSVLFIYLYPGRSSAAFSLLTGQIVGVSSSSLGLLAVITVAIVVVVALLWRPLLFATVDPVLAAASGVKVRLLSLVFAVLIGVVASQGVQIVGALLLIALLITPGAAAVKVTNNPVIAVTLSGVFSVVAAVGGLVLSLAPGLPVSVFVTTLSFLIYLLCRGIAWARARTMNADEHKAREYTEVGSVAAAKASGNVAEHSNESSEPSHHLGDPFSEKHL; the protein is encoded by the coding sequence ATGAACGAGTTTCACACCGGCATGTGGTGGGACGATACGATCGCGCTTCTGCAAGTCGACTTCGTACAGCATGCGATTCTGGCAGCGCTACTACTGGGCATCGTTTCCGGCGCGATCGCTCCGTTGATTGTGATGCGCAACATGAGCTTTGCAGCACACTCAACGGGTGAGCTGGCACTGATGGGTGCTTCGGCTGCTCTCCTTTTCGGCGTGGGAGTCAGTTGGGGCGCGTTACTCGGTGCGGTCCTAGCCGCTGTCGTGTTGGCAGCTTTGGGGATGAAGGAACAAGACTCAATCGTTGCGGTCGTTTTGAGCTTCGGCATGGGACTTTCGGTGCTTTTCATCTACCTATATCCCGGGCGTAGTTCGGCCGCATTCAGTTTGCTAACTGGACAGATCGTTGGTGTGAGCTCCAGCTCATTGGGATTGTTAGCCGTGATAACAGTGGCCATTGTCGTAGTAGTGGCCTTGCTATGGCGCCCCTTGTTGTTCGCGACCGTGGATCCGGTGCTAGCGGCTGCCAGCGGGGTGAAAGTGAGGCTGCTTTCACTGGTTTTCGCCGTATTGATTGGTGTAGTGGCCAGCCAGGGTGTGCAAATTGTCGGAGCATTGCTGCTGATCGCGCTGCTAATCACCCCTGGCGCAGCGGCAGTCAAGGTCACGAATAATCCTGTTATTGCGGTAACACTATCCGGAGTGTTTTCCGTCGTCGCTGCGGTGGGAGGTCTTGTGCTTTCTCTGGCACCGGGGTTGCCCGTTTCGGTGTTCGTGACCACCCTCAGTTTCCTGATCTACCTGCTTTGTCGAGGGATTGCTTGGGCGCGGGCACGAACGATGAATGCGGATGAACACAAAGCGCGCGAATATACAGAAGTGGGTAGCGTGGCAGCAGCGAAAGCTAGCGGCAATGTGGCCGAGCATTCCAACGAGAGCTCCGAGCCATCCCACCACCTAGGCGACCCATTCTCCGAGAAGCATTTATAA
- a CDS encoding metal ABC transporter ATP-binding protein, producing MVLSFTDAAVDPLWRDLSLEVAQGEFLAVLGTNGVGKSTLLNVALGTRKLTSGHCEVSGRIGYIPQQRMFDPNIPIRAKDLVGLAVAHGVVKKRRAKAAKVEKALEEVGATGLAERRIGQLSGGQQQLIWQAQAFANDPELLLCDEPLLSLDMRAQKRTVQLLDRRRREKNTAVVFVTHGINPILGVTDRVLYLTPHGHTVGTVDEVMTSESLSELYKTDVRVLNVDGRLIVI from the coding sequence ATGGTTCTTTCTTTTACCGACGCCGCGGTGGACCCACTATGGCGCGACCTCAGTCTTGAGGTCGCGCAAGGTGAGTTCCTCGCAGTCTTAGGCACCAATGGGGTGGGTAAATCCACGCTCCTCAACGTTGCGCTAGGCACTCGCAAACTCACCAGCGGGCACTGCGAGGTCAGTGGCCGAATCGGCTACATTCCCCAGCAACGGATGTTTGATCCCAATATCCCCATTCGTGCCAAGGATCTAGTCGGTCTCGCGGTGGCACATGGCGTCGTCAAAAAAAGAAGGGCGAAAGCTGCGAAAGTAGAAAAGGCGCTCGAAGAGGTAGGAGCAACAGGGCTGGCCGAGCGCAGAATTGGTCAGCTTTCAGGGGGCCAGCAGCAGCTTATTTGGCAGGCACAAGCTTTTGCCAATGATCCCGAACTGTTGTTGTGTGATGAGCCCCTGCTTTCTTTGGATATGCGGGCGCAGAAGCGGACAGTCCAGCTGTTGGATAGGCGGCGACGGGAAAAGAACACCGCAGTGGTGTTCGTAACGCACGGTATTAATCCGATTCTGGGGGTAACGGATCGCGTGCTGTACCTCACACCGCATGGACACACGGTCGGAACCGTGGATGAAGTTATGACGAGTGAATCTCTTTCCGAGCTGTACAAAACCGATGTGCGTGTCCTCAATGTCGATGGAAGGTTGATCGTTATATGA
- a CDS encoding metal ABC transporter solute-binding protein, Zn/Mn family, with product MKKTLAGIAATLTLGFGVTACADGGSSDQAADGKEIKVVASTSVWGDIAEEVAKGHDNVKVVTILDNNQDDPHEYEATARDLAELKNADIVVGNGAGYDNWLTDHVEQGTPLVTAKPVGEAHHHDHGSENHGEQSHGSDTTGGHEGHDDHGHEGHNHGESEDSHSEGEHNHSHEGYNHGENPHIWFDMDTVNGFADKLAQELNSKDNSISKDPAEFKKKTNEFADRIKALKGKNVVLTESIASDVVKDSELKDVTPDAFAKTVFAESEPSAADLAAAREVITSKKADILITNEQSQTPAAQQLTSAAKQAGIKIINVNETPDNDQDYLQYADKLISDLEAATK from the coding sequence ATGAAGAAGACTTTGGCCGGAATCGCAGCCACCCTTACTTTGGGCTTTGGTGTAACAGCATGTGCAGACGGCGGATCCTCCGATCAGGCCGCAGATGGTAAGGAAATCAAGGTCGTCGCCTCCACATCCGTATGGGGGGACATTGCCGAGGAAGTAGCCAAAGGGCACGACAATGTAAAGGTCGTGACCATTTTGGACAATAACCAAGACGATCCACACGAGTACGAAGCCACGGCAAGGGACCTGGCGGAGCTCAAGAATGCCGACATCGTGGTTGGCAATGGCGCAGGTTACGACAATTGGTTGACTGACCACGTTGAGCAAGGCACTCCGCTAGTGACGGCTAAGCCAGTTGGCGAAGCCCATCACCACGATCACGGATCTGAAAACCACGGGGAGCAAAGCCACGGCTCCGACACAACCGGTGGACATGAAGGCCATGATGACCACGGGCATGAAGGCCATAACCACGGCGAAAGTGAGGACAGCCATAGCGAAGGCGAGCACAATCACAGCCACGAAGGCTACAACCACGGCGAAAATCCACACATCTGGTTCGACATGGACACAGTCAATGGTTTTGCCGATAAGCTCGCGCAGGAATTGAATTCCAAGGACAACTCCATCTCCAAGGATCCCGCCGAGTTCAAGAAGAAAACCAACGAGTTCGCGGACCGCATCAAGGCCCTGAAGGGCAAGAACGTCGTCCTCACGGAATCCATCGCATCTGACGTGGTAAAAGACTCCGAACTCAAGGATGTCACCCCTGACGCTTTCGCGAAAACAGTCTTCGCGGAATCTGAACCTTCCGCCGCTGACCTCGCTGCCGCACGCGAAGTCATCACTTCCAAAAAGGCCGACATTCTCATCACGAATGAGCAGTCGCAAACCCCAGCCGCCCAGCAGCTCACCTCAGCTGCCAAGCAAGCCGGTATCAAGATCATCAACGTGAATGAAACCCCCGATAATGATCAGGATTACCTGCAGTACGCGGACAAACTCATCTCCGACCTTGAAGCTGCGACCAAGTAA
- a CDS encoding amino acid permease: protein MSNRDTISSGNPGTVDDISFAEDDGLHKGLGQRQIQMIAMGSAIGTGLFLGTGGRLAVAGPTVAVLYLICGLFGYLILRSLGEMIIYRPSSGSFVSYTREFWGEKAAYTAGWLYWFNWAMTAVADATAIAIYIQWFKQYWPAIGDIPQWVYALAVVVLVVAANLVSVKLFGEMEFWFSMVKVGSLLIFLVVGTFFVIFGSPSGEPTGLSLINSAGGMLPNGLLPAIVLIQGVVFAYAGIELVGTASGEAKDVEKVIPKAIRLTMVRISLFYVGSVVLLCLLLPYNKYSDDESPFVTFFSSIGVGAAGPIMQLIVITAAFSSLNAGLYSTGRILRSLSMAGSGPRFGAKLNKKGVPFGGILLTSVVAFAGVFLNFIVPDAAFEVMLNLAALGTMASWAAIVLSHIRFVQRAKRGDVKRPHYRAPLTPFMDYLTLIFLVGVVILMAFDYPVGTYTLATSVLFWPALYFGWKALKNHHPVTQAEVDAGKEATPPGTPKN, encoded by the coding sequence ATGAGCAATAGAGACACGATTTCATCCGGTAACCCCGGGACTGTGGACGACATCTCCTTCGCAGAAGACGACGGCCTTCACAAGGGGCTCGGGCAACGACAGATTCAAATGATCGCGATGGGGTCAGCCATCGGTACTGGCCTGTTCCTCGGAACAGGTGGCCGACTTGCAGTAGCCGGTCCAACGGTGGCGGTGTTGTACCTCATCTGTGGTTTGTTTGGATACTTAATCCTGCGTTCCCTCGGTGAGATGATCATCTATCGTCCATCTTCGGGTTCGTTCGTTTCATACACGCGTGAATTCTGGGGTGAGAAGGCGGCATACACCGCCGGTTGGCTGTATTGGTTCAACTGGGCGATGACGGCTGTGGCTGATGCGACAGCTATTGCGATCTATATCCAGTGGTTCAAACAGTATTGGCCAGCGATCGGCGATATACCGCAGTGGGTTTATGCGCTGGCTGTGGTGGTTCTGGTGGTGGCTGCCAACTTGGTGTCCGTCAAACTCTTCGGGGAGATGGAATTCTGGTTCTCCATGGTCAAGGTCGGATCCCTGCTGATTTTCCTTGTGGTGGGAACTTTCTTCGTAATTTTCGGATCCCCAAGTGGTGAACCCACCGGCCTATCGCTGATTAACAGTGCCGGCGGCATGCTGCCGAATGGGCTCCTGCCAGCAATCGTTTTGATCCAAGGCGTAGTTTTCGCTTACGCAGGTATCGAGCTGGTGGGAACCGCTTCCGGTGAAGCCAAGGATGTGGAAAAGGTCATTCCAAAGGCAATTCGCCTGACCATGGTTCGCATTAGCCTGTTTTATGTTGGCTCTGTTGTCCTACTGTGCTTGCTGTTGCCATACAACAAGTACTCGGATGACGAATCACCATTCGTGACCTTCTTCTCCTCCATTGGAGTGGGCGCCGCCGGTCCGATTATGCAGTTGATTGTTATTACTGCTGCATTCTCGTCTCTGAACGCAGGTCTGTACTCCACCGGCCGTATCTTGCGATCGCTTTCCATGGCGGGCTCGGGCCCTCGATTCGGCGCCAAGCTCAACAAGAAGGGCGTGCCGTTTGGCGGAATCCTGTTGACTTCCGTCGTCGCCTTCGCCGGTGTGTTCCTCAACTTCATCGTCCCAGACGCAGCTTTCGAGGTTATGTTGAACCTAGCTGCGCTAGGAACCATGGCAAGCTGGGCAGCAATTGTCTTGTCTCACATCCGGTTCGTCCAACGCGCCAAGAGGGGCGATGTAAAACGGCCACACTATCGCGCGCCTCTCACACCCTTCATGGACTACCTCACCCTGATATTCCTCGTCGGTGTGGTCATCCTGATGGCCTTCGATTACCCAGTCGGCACGTACACCCTAGCGACCTCAGTTCTGTTCTGGCCGGCGCTGTACTTCGGGTGGAAAGCGTTGAAGAACCACCACCCTGTGACACAGGCCGAAGTAGATGCTGGAAAGGAAGCTACACCCCCCGGCACTCCTAAAAACTAG
- a CDS encoding ornithine cyclodeaminase — protein MMQKVQQPKLIDVDAMARWVRDNGVENIITGMADAIETDFKRWERFDKVARVASHTPIGVIELMPTSDGEEYAFKYVNGHPSNPARGFQTVTAYGMLADVDNGYPTFFAEMTLLTALRTAAVSVMVARHLARPDSKVAAFLGAGSQSEFQALGMRGTLGIEDVRVFDTDPEASEKFRRNLEPLGFKVTVCDTGEEAVQGADIITTCTADKANNTILTNDMVKEGVHINAIGGDCPGKTELEGSILDRGPVFVEFPPQTRVEGEIQQKPEDFPVVELWKVFNGQEPGRESAEQITIFDSVGFAISDFSALRYLRDSTKGSDLLKEIQVIADPDDPKDLFSMVNSPLLVS, from the coding sequence ATGATGCAGAAGGTTCAGCAGCCAAAGCTCATCGATGTAGACGCTATGGCACGATGGGTACGCGACAATGGTGTAGAAAACATCATCACCGGTATGGCTGATGCCATTGAAACCGATTTCAAGCGCTGGGAACGCTTTGACAAGGTTGCTCGCGTTGCTAGCCACACCCCAATCGGTGTTATTGAGCTGATGCCGACCTCCGATGGCGAAGAATACGCGTTCAAGTACGTTAATGGTCACCCATCCAACCCTGCCCGCGGTTTCCAGACGGTGACCGCGTACGGCATGCTCGCCGATGTCGATAACGGTTACCCCACCTTCTTCGCAGAAATGACGCTGCTCACCGCACTGCGCACCGCTGCGGTTTCTGTTATGGTCGCACGCCACCTGGCCCGTCCAGATTCCAAGGTGGCGGCGTTCCTCGGTGCTGGCTCCCAGTCCGAGTTCCAAGCGCTAGGAATGCGCGGAACCCTAGGTATCGAAGATGTACGAGTGTTCGATACCGATCCGGAGGCATCCGAGAAGTTCCGCCGGAACCTCGAGCCACTGGGCTTCAAGGTCACGGTCTGTGATACCGGTGAAGAGGCCGTACAGGGTGCGGACATCATCACAACCTGTACCGCCGACAAGGCAAACAACACCATCTTGACCAATGACATGGTTAAGGAAGGCGTGCACATCAACGCCATCGGTGGGGACTGCCCAGGTAAGACCGAGTTGGAAGGCTCCATCCTCGATCGCGGACCAGTCTTCGTAGAGTTCCCACCACAGACCCGTGTCGAAGGTGAGATTCAGCAAAAGCCAGAGGACTTCCCTGTCGTTGAGCTGTGGAAGGTATTCAATGGCCAGGAGCCAGGCCGTGAGTCCGCAGAGCAGATCACCATCTTCGATTCTGTCGGCTTCGCCATCTCGGACTTTTCCGCACTGCGCTACCTGCGCGATTCCACCAAGGGATCCGATCTTCTCAAGGAGATCCAGGTCATTGCGGATCCGGATGATCCAAAGGATCTGTTCTCCATGGTTAACTCTCCTCTGCTAGTGAGCTAG
- a CDS encoding LacI family DNA-binding transcriptional regulator — MNRRSVRRGTLASIAAEIGVSRTTVSNAYNRPDQLSPELREKILATAERVGYPGPDPTARSLRMRRAGAIGVLLTEDMTYAFEDQASVEFMAGVAAACGSLNSSMLVLPAGVGAPTTDETAAATRATQLVNQASVDGFIVYSVAADDPHLAAVLARGLPTVICDQPIAPASKGEFGFVGINDREAIKPAARAVVEAGHTRIGILCIRLDRTPNDGPVSPERLAKAQMHVQRSRVQGVLDVISDATLDPTQVPVVERHINNRETAKDAARELLTSHPELTAIVCTTDSMALGVVEYAREQGIEIPSQLSVTGFDGIPEAVNEGITTVRQPTQHKGRESGEMLGALQEAQSERTPAEMPTRVILETSLKPGNSVAPPAAANSPA; from the coding sequence ATGAATCGTCGTTCAGTTCGTCGCGGCACCCTCGCCTCAATTGCGGCAGAAATCGGGGTGTCGCGTACAACTGTTTCAAACGCCTACAACCGGCCAGACCAGCTTTCCCCCGAGCTTCGCGAGAAGATTCTCGCTACCGCAGAACGCGTGGGCTACCCGGGGCCAGATCCCACCGCTCGTTCGCTGCGTATGCGGCGTGCAGGAGCTATCGGTGTGCTGCTCACCGAGGACATGACCTACGCTTTTGAGGATCAAGCCTCCGTGGAATTCATGGCGGGCGTTGCCGCTGCATGTGGCAGCCTGAACTCCTCGATGCTGGTGCTACCCGCGGGCGTCGGCGCCCCAACAACCGATGAAACGGCAGCGGCCACCCGTGCCACCCAATTGGTCAACCAAGCCAGCGTGGATGGTTTTATCGTTTACTCTGTTGCTGCCGATGATCCACACTTAGCCGCGGTGCTAGCACGTGGCCTTCCCACCGTGATCTGCGATCAACCTATTGCGCCGGCATCCAAGGGAGAATTCGGCTTCGTCGGAATTAACGATCGCGAAGCCATCAAACCCGCAGCTAGGGCTGTCGTGGAAGCTGGACACACCCGCATCGGAATTCTGTGCATCCGCCTCGATCGCACGCCCAACGATGGGCCCGTTTCTCCGGAGCGCCTAGCGAAGGCCCAGATGCACGTACAACGCTCGCGTGTGCAAGGGGTTTTGGATGTTATTTCCGACGCCACACTGGACCCAACCCAAGTACCCGTCGTGGAACGCCACATTAATAATCGCGAGACTGCGAAAGATGCCGCCCGCGAGCTACTCACTTCTCATCCAGAGTTAACAGCGATTGTGTGCACCACAGACTCTATGGCGCTGGGGGTTGTGGAATACGCGCGGGAGCAGGGGATCGAAATCCCTTCCCAGTTGAGTGTGACGGGCTTCGATGGCATACCGGAAGCAGTGAATGAAGGCATCACTACGGTGCGCCAGCCAACCCAACACAAGGGCCGCGAAAGCGGGGAGATGCTGGGAGCGCTGCAGGAAGCCCAATCGGAAAGAACCCCTGCGGAAATGCCGACCAGGGTGATTTTGGAGACGTCCCTTAAGCCCGGGAACTCAGTTGCTCCACCAGCTGCTGCAAATAGTCCCGCATAG
- the otsB gene encoding trehalose-phosphatase yields the protein MSSFTSATHSAGLPVPAIPEFPREEKLLIAMDFDGTLAPFSDNPLACRAEDGAIEALVNAAALPGVESMVISGRNLGNLITATQLQLPSAVHLVGSHGAEPAPTTGGTIDAQLGQPHPQLSPEQLHLWQRLSEVAHEAAKAAPGVWVELKPLAVGLHSRTAEDPHAAAMATERYRKFAETQPAAKITEGKSILEVAVDATSKGDYIQAFCAEHGIDRVIFAGDDTTDESVLQVLRHGHDIGIHVDSDRTGKPTAAEFGLGSTVAMRDYLQQLVEQLSSRA from the coding sequence ATGAGTTCGTTTACGTCAGCCACTCACTCTGCAGGCCTTCCGGTCCCGGCTATTCCAGAATTTCCTCGTGAAGAAAAACTACTCATCGCGATGGATTTCGATGGCACGCTTGCGCCATTTTCTGACAATCCACTCGCCTGCCGTGCCGAGGATGGGGCAATTGAGGCTTTGGTAAACGCCGCGGCCCTACCTGGTGTGGAATCCATGGTGATCTCCGGACGTAACTTGGGAAACTTGATTACAGCTACCCAACTTCAACTTCCGAGCGCGGTTCATCTGGTGGGCAGCCACGGTGCTGAACCCGCCCCCACCACGGGAGGCACAATTGATGCCCAACTTGGCCAACCCCACCCCCAGCTGTCTCCGGAGCAGCTGCACTTGTGGCAGCGTCTTAGTGAGGTCGCTCATGAGGCAGCCAAAGCAGCTCCTGGTGTATGGGTTGAGCTCAAACCTCTCGCGGTAGGGCTCCACAGCCGTACCGCGGAGGACCCCCATGCTGCAGCCATGGCAACCGAACGCTATCGCAAATTCGCCGAAACTCAGCCAGCTGCGAAGATCACCGAGGGAAAGTCGATTTTGGAAGTCGCGGTAGATGCCACCTCAAAGGGTGACTACATCCAAGCCTTTTGCGCTGAACACGGTATTGACCGCGTTATTTTCGCCGGTGATGACACCACGGATGAATCGGTGCTTCAGGTGCTGCGGCACGGCCACGATATCGGTATCCATGTGGATTCGGATCGTACTGGCAAACCCACGGCCGCGGAATTCGGGCTCGGTTCGACAGTCGCTATGCGGGACTATTTGCAGCAGCTGGTGGAGCAACTGAGTTCCCGGGCTTAA
- a CDS encoding META domain-containing protein, with translation MTACATQETPLGTTQWQVTEITTDATRPSLIPDNQQGRAFLVFGDKDFTGASGCISFRGHVEWLENKTVLRFRDVSTDTREDATCLPGDEDNADRMKQVLADHDLDIVRPNDTTLRLELRGGDQPDWQTKPALEFISGPEKER, from the coding sequence TTGACTGCTTGCGCCACTCAGGAAACACCACTGGGTACAACCCAGTGGCAGGTCACTGAAATTACCACCGACGCCACCAGGCCCTCCCTCATTCCCGATAATCAGCAGGGTCGGGCGTTCCTTGTGTTCGGAGATAAGGACTTCACAGGTGCAAGCGGTTGCATCTCTTTCCGGGGACACGTGGAATGGCTGGAGAACAAGACAGTTCTCCGGTTCCGGGATGTCTCTACCGACACGCGCGAGGATGCCACGTGTTTGCCCGGAGATGAGGATAATGCGGACCGTATGAAGCAAGTATTGGCTGATCATGACCTAGACATCGTCCGTCCAAATGATACGACACTGCGGCTAGAGCTCCGGGGTGGCGACCAGCCCGACTGGCAAACAAAGCCGGCCTTAGAGTTCATCAGCGGCCCCGAAAAAGAGCGCTAG